The Streptomyces sp. NBC_00691 genome has a segment encoding these proteins:
- a CDS encoding GNAT family N-acetyltransferase, whose translation MTRHQDHPQNGPTLSVGHGDTALAEALEQGLEAFNSAATNTTPEDRGELSVKAVDEDGELIGGLTGSTWSGLFAIDLLWVREDSRQDGWGSRLLRAAEDEARRRGCDRANVSSFTFQAPDFYRRHGYVETGRALGIPGGAEDVHLHKSLAQAPSEPQAPSDPRPLRTPGPV comes from the coding sequence ATGACGCGCCATCAGGATCACCCTCAGAACGGCCCGACGCTCAGCGTCGGCCACGGGGACACCGCCCTCGCCGAGGCCCTGGAGCAGGGGCTCGAGGCCTTCAACTCCGCGGCGACGAACACCACCCCCGAGGACCGGGGCGAGCTGTCCGTGAAGGCGGTCGACGAGGACGGCGAGCTGATCGGCGGACTCACCGGCTCGACCTGGAGCGGCCTCTTCGCCATCGACCTGCTGTGGGTCCGTGAGGACAGCCGGCAGGACGGCTGGGGGAGCCGGCTCCTGCGCGCCGCCGAGGACGAGGCGCGGCGGCGTGGCTGCGACCGCGCCAACGTCTCGTCGTTCACCTTCCAGGCCCCGGACTTCTACCGGCGCCACGGCTACGTCGAGACCGGCCGGGCGCTCGGCATCCCCGGCGGCGCCGAGGACGTCCACCTCCACAAGAGCCTGGCCCAGGCCCCTTCGGAACCCCAGGCCCCTTCGGACCCCAGGCCCCTTCGGACCCCAGGCCCCGTCTGA